One genomic segment of Pseudomonas fortuita includes these proteins:
- a CDS encoding D-Ala-D-Ala carboxypeptidase family metallohydrolase, producing the protein MLITPHFTLDEMTVSQLAARDGFDNTPPPDARANLQLLCCALEQVRALFGVPIIVSSGFRSEKVNRLIGGATNSQHIQGLAADFTVMEVSPRETARRINESAVPFDQLILEFDRWVHLSVTRGTPRRQVLTLRRGSGYLPGLQ; encoded by the coding sequence ATGTTGATCACTCCACATTTCACGCTCGATGAAATGACCGTTTCCCAGCTCGCCGCCAGGGACGGGTTCGATAACACCCCACCTCCTGATGCCCGGGCCAACCTGCAATTGCTATGTTGTGCGCTGGAGCAGGTGCGCGCACTGTTCGGCGTGCCGATCATCGTCAGCAGCGGTTTTCGCAGCGAGAAGGTTAACCGGCTGATCGGCGGTGCCACCAACAGCCAGCATATTCAGGGGCTGGCGGCTGACTTCACGGTGATGGAAGTCAGCCCTCGGGAAACCGCTCGGCGGATCAACGAAAGTGCCGTGCCGTTCGATCAACTCATCCTGGAGTTCGACAGATGGGTGCATCTTTCGGTAACCCGTGGCACCCCGCGCAGGCAGGTTTTGACCCTGCGCAGAGGCAGCGGCTACCTGCCGGGGCTGCAATGA
- a CDS encoding ATP-binding protein has product MPRPFARLLFALLLFSGVVQATYQEASSYTLLARSSAKPTRPMLTAEQRRWLESRQELVLGTSAPDYPPFDITSGGRDYQGLTAEYASLIGTALQLPVRVLRFSSRQAAVEALRHGDIDLLGTANGYEAASDGLALSHPYAVDQPVLVTREDETRALDADLTGLRLGMLYHYLPKQEVRRTYPMAELLAFGSSSQALNAVAFGQADVYIGDTISTHYLLNRGHLPRLRMANFGQHEAIGFGFALRQQDTQLLALVNTTLDSQPAALRASIFKRWSAGSDLLLTDRKLQLTDAEEQWLQDHPVMRVTIDDTAAPLSYFDGSGHFRGITADLLELISLRTGLRFDVQRASGIADMIARLKDGRADVIAALATGGVTKDDLQVSRAYLESAFVLVGRKDDKGMSTLEQLQGHRVAITRYSAMDTLLSRHYPKIGWVETESAYYSMALLNSGAVDAVITTLIDANHALASNPGLVIRTTVGSEPANFAMATSTPSQAMQSILDKALLSISPEELGVINNRWRGFGQHDDGSGKDYSQLALQVVLGMVALLLLALLWNARLRLQIRQRQTAERALNDQLAFMRALLNGTPHPMYVRDREGCLQSCNYSYLEAVQARSDEVIGKRLDASLFADSEQTRQIQADYLKVMAAGSPLIMDRPLRIKGREMTIYHWILPYRDSLGEVQGIIGGWIDISERRQLVMELRQAKQQADDANRAKSTFLATISHEIRTPMNAVIGMLELAVKRADQGQVDRSALELAHHSAKDLLGLIGDILDIARIESGHLSLAPEAVDLAALVESVGRIFEGQARQKGLALEVMIAPAARCHALLDPLRFKQVLSNLVSNAIKFTEHGQVRICVGLLDDGSTLPAVLELEVRDSGIGIHADDLQRLFNPFIQANPHSQGARAGTGLGLAICRSLCEMMGGSLTIKSLEDVGTQVRLKMPLQRIDAAPHSAPPFEHLEVPDPRLNVLVIDDHPANLQLMAQQLGYLGLPHASARDGREGLATWRAGDFDVLVLDCNMPHMNGYQLATAVRAEERHGKRQRCTILGYTANAQPEVRRQCLSAGMDDCLLKPISLGTLSQRLAGIRPRRQQKPRRKLYHLEGLAAVIGHDPDDRQRFLLTLQQSLQADRASLMALHPEQDSEAIAEQAHKVLSAARMLEARDLMAACEALEARGLPTPQLRLRRQALARHMCRVERALANELTTGARTQAGSPTC; this is encoded by the coding sequence ATGCCGCGCCCTTTCGCTCGCCTGCTGTTTGCCCTGCTCCTGTTCAGCGGCGTCGTGCAGGCCACCTATCAAGAGGCCTCATCCTATACGTTACTGGCTCGGTCATCAGCCAAGCCGACCCGCCCCATGCTCACGGCCGAACAACGGCGATGGCTCGAAAGCCGTCAGGAACTGGTACTGGGCACGTCGGCTCCGGATTACCCGCCGTTCGACATCACCAGTGGCGGCCGCGACTACCAGGGCCTCACCGCCGAGTACGCGAGCCTGATCGGCACGGCCCTGCAGTTACCCGTGCGGGTGCTGCGTTTCTCCAGCCGGCAGGCGGCAGTGGAGGCGCTCAGGCATGGCGATATCGACCTGCTTGGCACCGCCAATGGCTACGAAGCGGCCAGCGACGGCCTGGCGCTGTCGCATCCGTATGCCGTTGACCAACCGGTGCTGGTAACACGCGAAGACGAAACCCGGGCGCTGGACGCGGACCTGACCGGCCTGCGCCTCGGCATGCTTTACCATTACCTGCCCAAGCAGGAGGTACGCCGCACCTACCCCATGGCCGAGCTACTGGCCTTTGGCTCCTCCAGCCAAGCCTTGAACGCCGTGGCGTTCGGCCAGGCCGACGTGTACATCGGCGACACCATCTCCACCCACTACCTGCTTAACCGCGGCCACCTGCCACGCCTGCGCATGGCCAATTTCGGCCAGCACGAAGCCATCGGCTTCGGCTTTGCCTTGCGCCAGCAAGACACGCAACTGCTGGCGCTGGTGAACACCACACTGGACAGCCAGCCTGCGGCACTGCGTGCCAGCATCTTCAAACGCTGGAGCGCCGGCAGCGACCTGCTGCTGACTGACCGCAAGCTGCAACTGACCGATGCCGAGGAACAGTGGCTGCAAGATCACCCGGTGATGCGCGTAACGATCGATGATACGGCTGCGCCGCTATCCTATTTCGATGGCTCAGGGCATTTTCGCGGCATCACAGCCGACCTGCTGGAGCTCATCAGCCTGCGCACCGGTTTGCGTTTTGACGTGCAGCGTGCAAGCGGCATTGCCGACATGATCGCCCGCCTCAAGGATGGCCGCGCCGATGTGATTGCCGCACTGGCCACTGGCGGGGTGACCAAAGACGACCTGCAGGTCAGCCGGGCCTACCTGGAGAGCGCCTTCGTGCTGGTCGGCCGCAAGGATGACAAGGGCATGAGCACGCTGGAGCAGTTGCAGGGGCATCGCGTGGCCATTACCCGCTACAGCGCCATGGACACCCTGTTGTCCCGGCACTATCCGAAAATCGGCTGGGTCGAGACCGAGAGCGCGTACTATTCCATGGCCTTGCTCAACAGCGGTGCCGTCGATGCGGTGATCACCACGTTGATCGACGCCAACCATGCCTTGGCCAGCAACCCTGGGCTGGTCATCCGCACCACGGTCGGCAGCGAGCCTGCCAACTTCGCCATGGCCACCAGCACCCCGTCACAGGCGATGCAGTCGATCCTCGACAAGGCGCTACTGAGCATCTCGCCCGAAGAGCTGGGGGTGATCAACAACCGCTGGCGCGGCTTCGGGCAGCACGACGATGGCAGTGGCAAAGACTACAGCCAGCTTGCGCTACAAGTGGTGCTGGGCATGGTCGCGCTGCTGTTGCTGGCCTTGCTCTGGAACGCCCGCTTGCGCTTGCAGATTCGCCAGCGCCAAACCGCCGAACGCGCACTGAACGACCAACTGGCGTTCATGCGCGCCCTGCTCAACGGCACGCCCCACCCCATGTACGTGCGTGACCGCGAGGGGTGCCTGCAAAGCTGTAACTACAGCTATCTGGAAGCCGTGCAGGCCCGCTCCGACGAGGTCATCGGCAAACGGCTGGACGCCAGCCTGTTTGCCGACAGCGAGCAGACACGGCAGATCCAGGCCGACTATCTGAAAGTCATGGCCGCAGGCTCGCCGTTGATCATGGACCGGCCACTGCGGATCAAGGGCCGCGAAATGACCATCTATCACTGGATACTGCCGTACCGTGACTCACTGGGCGAAGTACAGGGCATCATCGGCGGCTGGATCGACATCAGCGAACGCCGCCAGTTGGTCATGGAGTTGCGTCAGGCCAAGCAGCAGGCCGACGACGCCAACCGCGCAAAGAGCACCTTCCTGGCCACCATCAGCCATGAGATCCGCACCCCGATGAACGCCGTCATCGGCATGCTCGAACTGGCAGTCAAACGCGCCGACCAGGGCCAGGTGGACCGCAGCGCACTGGAACTGGCCCACCACTCAGCCAAAGACCTGCTGGGCCTGATCGGCGATATTCTCGATATCGCGCGTATCGAATCCGGGCACTTGTCCCTGGCACCGGAAGCCGTCGACCTTGCGGCCCTGGTCGAATCGGTAGGGCGCATTTTCGAGGGGCAGGCACGCCAGAAAGGCCTTGCCCTGGAGGTGATGATTGCACCCGCCGCGCGTTGCCACGCACTGCTCGACCCGCTGCGTTTCAAACAAGTGCTGTCCAACCTGGTAAGCAACGCCATCAAGTTCACCGAGCATGGCCAGGTTCGCATCTGCGTAGGCCTGCTGGATGACGGCAGCACCCTGCCCGCAGTGCTGGAACTGGAAGTGCGCGACAGCGGCATCGGCATCCATGCCGACGACCTGCAGCGCCTGTTCAATCCGTTCATACAGGCCAACCCGCATAGCCAGGGCGCCCGCGCGGGTACCGGGCTGGGCCTGGCCATCTGCCGCAGCCTGTGCGAAATGATGGGCGGCAGCCTGACCATCAAGAGCCTGGAAGATGTTGGCACCCAGGTGCGCCTGAAAATGCCGCTGCAGCGCATTGACGCCGCCCCGCATTCAGCGCCGCCCTTCGAACACCTCGAGGTGCCTGACCCGCGGCTGAATGTGCTGGTGATCGATGACCACCCGGCCAATCTGCAGCTGATGGCGCAGCAGCTCGGCTACCTGGGCCTGCCGCACGCCAGCGCCCGCGATGGCCGTGAAGGCCTGGCCACCTGGCGCGCAGGCGACTTCGATGTGCTGGTGCTCGACTGCAACATGCCGCACATGAACGGATACCAACTGGCGACCGCCGTCCGTGCCGAAGAACGCCATGGCAAGCGGCAGCGCTGCACCATTCTCGGCTACACCGCCAACGCACAGCCAGAGGTGCGCCGCCAGTGCCTGAGCGCCGGTATGGACGACTGCCTGCTCAAGCCGATCAGCCTGGGCACCCTCAGCCAGCGCCTGGCGGGCATTCGCCCGCGCCGCCAGCAAAAGCCCCGGCGCAAGCTGTACCACCTGGAAGGCCTGGCTGCAGTGATCGGGCATGACCCCGACGACCGCCAGCGCTTCCTGCTGACCTTGCAGCAAAGCCTGCAGGCCGACCGGGCCAGCTTGATGGCGCTGCACCCGGAGCAAGACAGCGAGGCCATTGCCGAGCAGGCCCACAAGGTGCTGAGTGCCGCGCGCATGCTGGAAGCCCGCGACCTGATGGCGGCCTGCGAAGCCCTGGAGGCCCGCGGCTTGCCTACCCCCCAGTTGCGCTTGCGCCGTCAGGCACTGGCGCGGCACATGTGCCGTGTGGAACGGGCGTTGGCCAACGAACTGACTACCGGCGCACGCACTCAGGCAGGCAGCCCCACGTGTTAA
- a CDS encoding ammonium transporter has translation MENMHSAMDSLVHGSNTLFILMGAILVLAMHAGFAFLEVGTVRHKNQVNALSKILSDFAISALVYFFIGYWIAYGVHFFQPAAALAVDHGYSLVKCFFLLTFAAAIPAIISGGIAERARFVPQLCATALIVAFIYPFFEGVVWNGNLGLQAWLQARFGAPFHDFAGSVVVHAMGGWLALAAVLLLGARRGRYRDGRLVAFAPSSIPFLALGSWILIIGWFGFNVMSAQTLQGVSGLVAINSLMAMVGGTLSALLAGRNDPGFLHNGPLAGLVAICAGSDLMHPIGALATGLVAGALFVWTFTAAQNRWKIDDVLGVWPLHGLCGVWGGIACGVFGQTALGGMGGVSLASQLLGSLMGVLVALAGGFAVYGAIRALHGLRLSHEQEFQGADLSLHRIGATSQD, from the coding sequence ATGGAAAACATGCACAGCGCAATGGACTCCCTCGTCCACGGTTCCAACACTCTGTTCATTCTCATGGGCGCCATCCTGGTGCTGGCGATGCATGCCGGCTTCGCCTTCCTTGAAGTGGGCACGGTACGCCACAAGAACCAGGTCAACGCCTTGTCGAAGATCCTCAGCGACTTTGCCATCTCGGCACTGGTGTATTTCTTCATTGGTTACTGGATAGCCTATGGTGTCCATTTCTTCCAGCCGGCAGCGGCGCTGGCCGTTGACCATGGTTATTCGCTGGTCAAGTGCTTCTTTCTGCTGACGTTCGCTGCGGCGATCCCGGCGATCATCTCCGGGGGTATCGCCGAGCGCGCGCGCTTCGTGCCGCAGTTGTGTGCCACGGCGTTGATCGTGGCGTTTATCTACCCGTTCTTCGAGGGGGTGGTGTGGAATGGCAACCTGGGGCTGCAAGCCTGGTTGCAGGCCCGCTTCGGCGCGCCTTTCCACGATTTTGCAGGCTCGGTGGTGGTGCACGCCATGGGCGGCTGGCTAGCCCTGGCGGCGGTATTGCTGCTGGGCGCGCGGCGTGGGCGCTACCGGGACGGCCGTTTGGTGGCGTTTGCGCCTTCGAGCATTCCGTTCCTGGCGTTGGGGTCGTGGATTCTGATCATCGGCTGGTTCGGCTTCAACGTGATGAGTGCACAGACGCTGCAAGGCGTCAGCGGCCTGGTAGCAATCAACTCGCTCATGGCCATGGTCGGAGGCACCCTGTCGGCCTTGCTGGCCGGGCGTAACGACCCGGGCTTCCTGCACAACGGGCCGCTGGCCGGCCTGGTGGCGATCTGCGCCGGCTCCGACCTGATGCACCCGATTGGCGCACTGGCCACCGGACTGGTGGCTGGCGCGTTGTTCGTCTGGACCTTCACTGCAGCGCAAAACCGCTGGAAGATCGACGACGTGCTGGGCGTGTGGCCACTGCACGGCCTGTGCGGCGTGTGGGGTGGCATTGCCTGCGGCGTCTTTGGCCAGACGGCACTGGGCGGAATGGGTGGTGTCAGCCTGGCCAGCCAGCTGCTGGGCAGCCTGATGGGCGTGCTGGTGGCATTGGCCGGCGGCTTTGCCGTGTATGGCGCAATCCGTGCGCTGCATGGGCTGCGCTTGAGTCATGAGCAGGAGTTTCAGGGCGCGGACTTGTCGCTGCACCGTATCGGCGCCACCAGCCAGGATTGA
- a CDS encoding DUF883 family protein — MASKSAKTAQEILMADFQALVRDTERLLADTANLAGDQADELREQIHDRLTQARETLQLTQDSVRQRGQAALGSAEQYVQENPWQAIGIAAGVGLLIGLLANRR; from the coding sequence ATGGCCAGCAAATCGGCAAAGACTGCACAAGAGATACTGATGGCTGACTTCCAGGCGTTGGTACGCGACACCGAGAGGTTGCTGGCCGACACTGCCAACCTGGCCGGCGACCAGGCCGACGAATTGCGCGAACAGATTCACGACCGCCTGACCCAGGCTCGCGAAACCCTGCAACTGACCCAGGACTCCGTGCGCCAGCGCGGCCAGGCCGCGCTGGGCAGCGCCGAGCAGTACGTGCAGGAAAACCCGTGGCAGGCAATCGGCATCGCCGCCGGCGTCGGCCTGTTGATCGGCCTGCTGGCCAACCGGCGCTGA
- a CDS encoding phage holin family protein gives MENDANGASASGKRLGAAALGLLHSHIELLGIELQEQKGRTLRLLLFAGLALVFALLLLTALSGLLLVLLWDSYRLAGIIGLCVFYGFAALYCGLRLKAAVFDESSPFGATLEELAKDRERLLP, from the coding sequence ATGGAGAATGACGCCAACGGCGCCAGCGCCTCGGGCAAGCGCCTGGGCGCAGCTGCGCTGGGGCTGCTGCACAGCCACATCGAACTGCTTGGCATCGAATTGCAGGAGCAAAAGGGCCGCACCCTGCGGTTGCTGCTGTTCGCAGGCCTGGCCCTGGTGTTCGCCCTGCTGCTGCTGACAGCCCTTTCCGGGTTGTTACTGGTGCTCCTGTGGGACAGCTATCGCCTGGCCGGCATCATCGGCCTGTGCGTGTTCTATGGCTTTGCCGCGCTGTACTGCGGGTTGCGCCTGAAGGCAGCGGTGTTCGACGAATCGTCGCCATTCGGGGCCACCCTTGAAGAACTCGCCAAGGACCGGGAGCGCCTGTTGCCATGA
- a CDS encoding glutaredoxin family protein yields MPPECQLFGTLGCHLCEVAEAVLMPFVDHGLLVELVDIAESEVLFERYGLIIPVLRRCDNAAELHWPFDAEQVVAFLGQ; encoded by the coding sequence ATGCCGCCTGAATGCCAACTGTTCGGTACCCTCGGCTGCCACCTGTGTGAAGTGGCCGAGGCCGTGCTGATGCCTTTTGTCGATCATGGCCTGTTGGTCGAGCTGGTCGACATCGCCGAGAGTGAGGTGCTGTTCGAGCGCTATGGCCTGATCATTCCGGTGTTGCGACGCTGCGACAATGCTGCTGAGCTGCACTGGCCGTTCGATGCCGAACAGGTGGTGGCGTTCCTGGGGCAATGA
- a CDS encoding YggL family protein — protein MATNRSRRLRKKLCVDEFQELGFELNLEFKEDLDDQAIDAFLDAFLEEAMDANGLDYVGGDDYGLVCSVKRGSVSEEQRAAVETWLKGRSELTKIEVSPLLDAWYPEKPINKAE, from the coding sequence ATGGCCACAAACCGCTCCCGTCGTCTGCGCAAAAAGCTGTGTGTCGACGAGTTTCAGGAATTGGGCTTCGAGCTGAACCTGGAATTCAAGGAAGATCTGGATGACCAGGCAATCGATGCTTTCCTCGATGCGTTCCTGGAAGAAGCGATGGACGCCAACGGCCTGGACTATGTAGGCGGTGACGATTACGGCCTGGTGTGCTCGGTCAAACGCGGATCGGTCAGCGAAGAACAGCGTGCTGCCGTTGAAACCTGGCTCAAGGGCCGTAGCGAACTGACCAAGATCGAAGTCAGCCCGCTGCTGGACGCCTGGTACCCGGAAAAGCCGATCAACAAGGCTGAGTGA
- a CDS encoding response regulator transcription factor, translating into MHSIFIVDDHPVIRLAVRMLLENQNYKIVGESDNGVDAMQMIREAAPDLVILDISIPKLDGLEVLSRFQAMALPLKVLVLTAQSPALFAVRCMHSGAAGYVCKQEDLSELLSAIKAVLAGYNYFPSQAIKHDQTADAELKLFRQVNDRELMVLQLFAQGRSNKEIAKGMFLSSKTVSTYKKRLMHKLQVNTLVDLIEIAKRNALV; encoded by the coding sequence ATGCATTCCATATTTATTGTCGACGATCATCCTGTCATCCGCCTGGCCGTCCGTATGCTGCTGGAAAACCAGAACTACAAGATTGTCGGCGAGTCGGACAACGGCGTGGACGCCATGCAGATGATTCGTGAAGCCGCCCCTGACCTGGTCATCCTCGACATCAGCATCCCCAAGCTAGACGGGCTGGAGGTGCTTTCACGCTTCCAGGCCATGGCCCTGCCATTGAAGGTTCTGGTATTGACCGCGCAGTCTCCCGCATTGTTTGCCGTACGTTGCATGCACTCCGGCGCCGCAGGCTATGTGTGCAAGCAGGAAGACCTGAGCGAACTGCTCAGTGCAATCAAGGCGGTCCTGGCCGGTTACAACTATTTCCCCAGCCAGGCAATAAAGCATGACCAGACAGCCGATGCCGAGCTGAAACTCTTCAGGCAGGTAAATGACCGCGAACTGATGGTACTGCAACTCTTCGCCCAAGGCCGCAGCAACAAGGAAATTGCCAAGGGCATGTTCCTCAGCAGCAAGACTGTCAGCACCTACAAGAAGCGCCTCATGCACAAACTTCAGGTCAACACACTGGTTGACCTGATCGAAATTGCCAAACGCAACGCGCTGGTCTGA
- a CDS encoding deoxyguanosinetriphosphate triphosphohydrolase: protein MDWHTLLTRERLGKALYSADELGRSPFHKDHDRIIFSGAFRRLGRKTQVHPVSSNDHIHTRLTHSLEVSCVGRSLGMRVGETLRDNLPDWCAPSDLGMIVQSACLAHDIGNPPFGHSGEDAIRHWFQQAAGRGWLDDMSDDQRADFLNFEGNAQGFRVLTQLEYHQFDGGTRLTYATLGTYLKYPWSARHADALGYKKHKFGSYQSELPLLEQIARKLGMPQLEEQRWARHPLVYLMEAADDICYALIDLEDGLEMELLEYAEVEALLLDLVGEDLPETYRQLGPRDSRRRKLAILRGKAIEHLTNAAAHAFVEQQQALLAGHLAGDLVEHMHGPAKRCVLQAKDMARNKIFQDKRKTLHEIGAYTTLEILLNTFCGAALEQHGGRTPSFKSRRVLDLIGNNAPDPRASLHSAFLRMIDFIAGMTDSYASEMAREMTGRSSPT from the coding sequence TTGGACTGGCACACCCTGCTCACCCGCGAACGCCTGGGCAAAGCCCTTTATAGCGCCGATGAACTCGGGCGCAGCCCCTTCCACAAAGACCATGACCGCATCATCTTCTCTGGTGCCTTTCGCCGCCTCGGGCGCAAGACCCAGGTACACCCGGTTTCCAGCAACGACCACATCCACACACGCCTGACCCACTCACTGGAAGTCAGTTGTGTCGGTCGCTCCCTGGGCATGCGCGTCGGCGAAACACTGCGCGACAACCTGCCCGACTGGTGCGCCCCCAGCGACCTGGGGATGATCGTGCAGTCAGCGTGCCTGGCCCACGACATCGGCAACCCACCCTTCGGCCACTCCGGCGAGGACGCCATCCGCCACTGGTTCCAGCAGGCAGCCGGGCGTGGATGGCTGGATGACATGAGCGACGACCAGCGGGCCGATTTTCTGAATTTCGAGGGCAATGCCCAAGGCTTTCGTGTGCTCACCCAGCTGGAGTATCACCAGTTCGACGGCGGTACCCGGCTGACGTATGCCACCCTCGGCACTTACCTGAAGTACCCCTGGAGCGCGCGCCACGCCGACGCCTTGGGCTACAAGAAGCACAAGTTCGGCAGCTACCAGAGCGAACTGCCCCTGCTCGAGCAGATCGCCCGCAAGCTCGGCATGCCGCAACTGGAAGAACAGCGCTGGGCGCGCCACCCGCTGGTTTACCTGATGGAGGCTGCCGATGACATCTGCTATGCGCTGATCGACCTGGAAGACGGCCTGGAAATGGAGTTGCTCGAATACGCTGAAGTCGAAGCCCTGCTGCTTGACCTGGTCGGTGAAGACCTGCCAGAAACCTACCGCCAGCTCGGCCCCCGTGATTCCCGCCGGCGCAAACTGGCGATTCTGCGTGGCAAGGCTATCGAACACCTGACCAACGCTGCCGCCCACGCGTTCGTCGAGCAGCAGCAGGCATTGCTGGCCGGGCACCTGGCAGGCGACCTGGTAGAGCACATGCACGGCCCGGCCAAGCGCTGCGTGCTGCAGGCCAAGGACATGGCACGCAACAAGATCTTCCAGGACAAGCGCAAAACCCTGCACGAAATTGGTGCCTATACCACCTTGGAGATTTTGCTCAATACCTTCTGTGGCGCAGCGCTCGAACAGCACGGTGGGCGCACCCCCTCGTTCAAGAGCCGCCGGGTACTGGACCTGATCGGCAACAATGCTCCGGACCCACGTGCCTCGCTGCACAGTGCCTTCCTGCGCATGATCGACTTCATCGCCGGGATGACCGACAGCTATGCCAGCGAAATGGCCCGGGAAATGACCGGGCGCTCCAGCCCCACCTGA
- the dacB gene encoding D-alanyl-D-alanine carboxypeptidase/D-alanyl-D-alanine endopeptidase: MIKTLRPLILASLLLPLALPSQAATVNTTLPAKVQQALKANKLQDTALSLVMLPLDGPGTPTVFNADVSVNPASTMKLVTTYAALELLGPTFQWKTEFYTDGTLSNGVLNGNLYLKGGGDPKLNMEKLWLLMRDLRANGVRTITGDLVLDRSHFVQPNLPQFNDDGGDENKPFLVKPDSLLVNLKALRFVARNDGGKVTVAVEPPIASIRIDNQVKAVASKQCTGDVRYNPVPQADGISVTVSGQLGDGCNSQTYLSLLDHATYAAGAVRAIWNELGGSIQGGDRIENVPKSARLLARAFSPDLVEVIRDINKYSNNTMAQQLFLSLGAQFRTDADGDDARAAQRVVRQWLAKKGITAPHLVMENGSGLSRAERVSTREMAQMLQAAWKSPYAAEFMSSMPLVGMDGTMRKRLKRTAMTGEGHIKTGTLNTVRAIAGFSRDSNGHTWAVAAILNDPKPWGASQVLDQVLLDLYRQPKLAGSTAAN, from the coding sequence ATGATCAAAACGCTTCGTCCCCTCATTCTGGCAAGCCTGCTGTTGCCACTCGCATTGCCCAGCCAGGCCGCCACCGTCAATACCACCCTGCCCGCCAAAGTGCAGCAGGCGCTCAAGGCCAACAAGCTGCAGGACACGGCCCTGTCGCTGGTCATGCTGCCGCTGGACGGCCCCGGCACGCCCACCGTGTTCAATGCCGATGTGTCGGTGAACCCGGCCTCGACCATGAAACTGGTCACCACCTACGCGGCCCTCGAACTGCTCGGCCCGACCTTCCAGTGGAAAACCGAGTTTTATACCGACGGTACCCTGAGCAATGGCGTGCTCAACGGTAACCTGTACCTTAAAGGTGGCGGCGACCCGAAACTGAACATGGAAAAGCTGTGGCTGCTGATGCGTGACCTGCGCGCCAATGGCGTGCGCACCATCACCGGTGACCTGGTGCTGGACCGCAGCCACTTCGTGCAGCCCAACCTGCCGCAGTTCAACGATGACGGCGGCGATGAAAACAAGCCGTTCCTGGTCAAGCCCGATTCGCTGCTGGTCAACCTCAAGGCGCTGCGCTTCGTGGCCCGCAACGATGGCGGCAAGGTGACCGTTGCGGTCGAGCCACCGATTGCCAGCATCCGCATCGACAACCAGGTCAAGGCGGTGGCTTCGAAGCAGTGCACAGGCGATGTGCGCTACAACCCGGTGCCACAGGCCGATGGCATCAGCGTCACCGTCAGCGGCCAGCTGGGTGACGGCTGCAACTCGCAGACCTATCTGTCGCTGCTCGATCACGCCACCTACGCCGCCGGTGCCGTGCGCGCCATCTGGAACGAGCTGGGTGGCAGTATCCAGGGTGGCGACCGCATCGAGAATGTACCCAAGAGTGCTCGCCTGCTGGCCCGCGCCTTCTCGCCAGACCTGGTGGAAGTGATCCGTGACATCAACAAGTACAGCAACAACACCATGGCCCAGCAGCTGTTCCTGAGCCTTGGCGCGCAGTTCCGCACCGATGCCGATGGGGACGATGCCCGCGCCGCCCAGCGCGTGGTGCGCCAGTGGCTGGCAAAAAAGGGCATTACCGCGCCGCATCTGGTCATGGAGAACGGCTCTGGCCTGTCGCGTGCCGAGCGGGTCAGCACCCGGGAGATGGCCCAGATGCTGCAGGCCGCCTGGAAGAGCCCCTACGCTGCCGAATTCATGAGCTCCATGCCGCTGGTGGGCATGGACGGCACCATGCGCAAGCGCCTGAAGCGCACTGCCATGACCGGTGAAGGCCACATCAAGACCGGCACGCTGAATACCGTGCGGGCAATTGCCGGCTTCAGCCGCGACAGCAACGGCCATACCTGGGCGGTGGCGGCGATTCTCAACGACCCGAAACCGTGGGGTGCTTCGCAGGTGCTCGACCAAGTCCTGCTGGACCTGTACCGCCAGCCGAAGCTGGCCGGCAGCACAGCGGCCAACTGA